A stretch of Natronococcus sp. CG52 DNA encodes these proteins:
- a CDS encoding FAD-dependent oxidoreductase, translating into MTLATVRRYHPTRNPPTEGEAVVIGGSMAGLLTARILADRYREVTVIERDPTPVEPLARRGVPQGRHVHLLLEAGRATLEDLFPGFGEALARSGGVILDGSRDVMHHQEGDFLANGTRQFPLYFATRPLFEQVVRRRVADLDAVMLRSRCQWTDYLVDESATTVTGVAVNAADGHSEELGADLVVDATGRTSRTPTWLRAHDYDPPETDEVRVDMAYSTAHIERPVNDRQMVLAAPSSELSRGGSTFPVEDGGRLVTLFGLHGNHPPTDEEGLIEFAADLSVPHFERLLDTRTWLSEEIAHYPFPTSIRRRYEDLERFPEGLLVVGDALASFNPIYGQGMSVAALEALVLHHALADGSREDLALRFFDRAKDIIDVAWTLSVGGDFAFPQTEGPKPRGTDLTNRYISHLLRGAHDDRVLREAFVKVLMMERPPTTLFSPRILWRVLKPKI; encoded by the coding sequence ATGACATTAGCGACGGTTCGGAGATATCATCCCACTCGGAACCCACCCACGGAGGGGGAGGCGGTCGTGATAGGGGGAAGTATGGCCGGTCTCCTCACAGCCCGGATCCTCGCGGACAGGTATCGAGAGGTAACCGTAATCGAGCGGGATCCAACCCCGGTCGAACCGCTCGCTCGCCGGGGCGTTCCCCAGGGCCGACACGTTCATCTGCTGCTTGAAGCGGGGCGTGCAACCCTCGAGGATCTCTTTCCCGGATTCGGTGAAGCGCTCGCCAGGAGCGGCGGGGTGATACTCGACGGCTCGCGCGACGTGATGCACCATCAAGAGGGCGATTTCCTCGCCAACGGAACTCGACAGTTCCCGTTGTATTTTGCCACCCGACCACTCTTCGAACAAGTAGTTCGACGACGCGTTGCCGACCTCGACGCCGTCATGCTCCGATCGCGATGTCAGTGGACCGATTACCTCGTCGATGAATCCGCCACGACCGTGACAGGAGTCGCTGTCAATGCAGCGGATGGCCACTCGGAGGAACTGGGTGCCGATCTAGTCGTCGATGCGACCGGTCGGACGTCTAGGACACCGACGTGGCTGCGGGCGCACGACTATGACCCGCCGGAAACCGACGAAGTCCGCGTCGATATGGCCTACAGTACGGCGCACATCGAACGACCCGTCAATGACCGGCAGATGGTCCTGGCGGCCCCATCGTCCGAACTCAGCCGTGGCGGTTCGACGTTTCCGGTTGAAGACGGTGGACGGCTCGTGACCTTGTTTGGCCTGCACGGCAATCATCCGCCGACGGATGAGGAAGGACTGATCGAGTTCGCAGCGGACCTTTCTGTCCCGCATTTCGAACGGCTTCTCGACACGCGGACGTGGCTCTCCGAGGAGATCGCGCATTACCCGTTTCCGACCAGTATCCGCCGGCGCTACGAGGATCTAGAGCGGTTTCCGGAGGGTCTGCTCGTCGTGGGTGATGCACTCGCCAGTTTCAATCCAATCTACGGACAGGGGATGTCGGTGGCGGCCTTGGAGGCGTTGGTGCTGCATCACGCGCTCGCGGACGGGAGCCGCGAGGATCTTGCCCTCCGCTTTTTCGATCGGGCCAAAGACATCATCGACGTCGCCTGGACGTTGTCCGTCGGCGGGGACTTCGCATTCCCGCAAACCGAGGGCCCGAAGCCTCGTGGCACCGATCTGACCAACAGGTACATCTCCCACCTGTTGCGTGGGGCCCACGACGACCGAGTACTCCGAGAAGCGTTCGTCAAAGTGCTCATGATGGAACGGCCCCCGACGACACTATTCTCCCCTCGCATCCTGTGGCGCGTCCTCAAACCGAAGATATGA
- a CDS encoding thiamine-binding protein, producing MTVIARFEVLPVRDGSLSDDIAQAIDALDEFDVSYELTATDTVIEADDVNEVFEAVQAAHGAVESDRIITSLELDEYRSREQGAEDRVESVASVLGREPKRDR from the coding sequence ATGACAGTCATCGCCAGATTCGAGGTTCTTCCCGTCCGCGACGGGAGCCTCTCCGACGACATCGCACAGGCCATCGACGCCCTCGACGAGTTCGACGTCTCGTACGAACTGACCGCGACGGACACCGTGATTGAAGCCGACGACGTCAACGAGGTGTTCGAGGCCGTGCAGGCGGCACACGGTGCGGTCGAGAGCGACCGAATCATCACCTCGCTCGAACTCGACGAGTACCGGAGTCGCGAACAGGGGGCCGAGGATCGCGTCGAGTCGGTCGCGAGCGTACTCGGCCGCGAACCGAAACGCGACCGGTAG
- a CDS encoding SAM hydroxide adenosyltransferase, whose translation MSPFIHLVADYGKSDPAFSEVVHRLLAEDPDAHVQTTAVPPLSTVATGFWIEQLGLHNPAFEDLFIYSNTAPRTEAAAPQRADEGGQLYYLTLETGVPVVAVDAGYNLSFVRDSIHEFREIETPATGTQFRSRDHFPKRVAELANGNMDALGASRSLEEIPPKPESAVCHVDGYGNIKTSIRASEFDLDTDAVTVELTATTTEVSVRDTVAEVEEGTVGLVPGSAGGDDPYMELFLRGGSAAAEFDQPQPGDDITVTSSSP comes from the coding sequence ATGAGTCCGTTCATCCACCTCGTCGCCGACTATGGGAAATCCGATCCTGCCTTTTCGGAGGTCGTGCATCGGCTGCTGGCTGAAGACCCGGACGCCCACGTCCAAACGACTGCGGTCCCACCGCTGTCGACGGTTGCGACGGGCTTCTGGATCGAACAACTGGGGCTCCATAACCCCGCGTTTGAGGACCTGTTCATCTACTCGAATACCGCTCCCAGAACGGAAGCCGCTGCCCCACAGCGAGCGGATGAAGGCGGACAACTCTATTATCTCACGCTGGAGACCGGCGTGCCCGTCGTCGCGGTCGACGCCGGATACAACCTGTCGTTCGTTCGAGACAGCATCCACGAGTTCCGGGAGATCGAGACGCCAGCGACCGGCACACAGTTTCGGTCCCGGGATCACTTCCCGAAACGGGTCGCCGAACTTGCCAACGGGAACATGGACGCGCTCGGGGCATCCCGATCTCTCGAAGAGATACCGCCAAAGCCGGAGTCGGCGGTTTGTCACGTTGATGGGTACGGCAACATCAAGACCTCGATCAGAGCGTCTGAATTCGATTTGGACACCGACGCCGTCACAGTCGAACTCACCGCCACCACTACCGAGGTCTCTGTCAGAGACACCGTTGCTGAGGTTGAGGAAGGTACTGTCGGACTGGTTCCCGGCTCGGCAGGCGGCGACGATCCGTACATGGAACTCTTCCTGCGAGGGGGTTCCGCAGCGGCGGAGTTCGATCAGCCACAGCCAGGGGACGACATCACGGTGACATCCTCCTCGCCGTAA
- a CDS encoding FKBP-type peptidyl-prolyl cis-trans isomerase: protein MPIETGDSVTIEYTARFDDGLVFDTTCKEVAEETGLAERLPDREYEPLTVEVGDDELIEGVNNALVGMAAGDETTITVPPENAYGERSDDRVVEHHTFEFEQILESEGRSLEMGMQIESKEGNVGEVTHIDPEILRIDFNHQLAGETLEFELQVLEVD from the coding sequence ATGCCGATCGAAACCGGCGACTCGGTCACGATTGAGTACACGGCCCGGTTCGACGACGGCCTCGTGTTCGATACGACATGCAAAGAAGTCGCCGAGGAGACGGGGCTGGCCGAACGTCTGCCCGACCGCGAGTACGAACCGCTCACCGTCGAGGTTGGCGACGACGAGCTCATCGAGGGGGTCAACAACGCGCTCGTCGGGATGGCAGCAGGTGACGAGACGACGATCACGGTCCCACCGGAGAACGCATACGGCGAACGATCCGACGACCGAGTCGTCGAACACCATACCTTCGAGTTCGAGCAGATACTCGAGTCGGAAGGCCGGTCCCTCGAAATGGGGATGCAGATCGAGTCCAAGGAGGGAAACGTCGGCGAAGTTACACATATCGATCCGGAGATTCTCCGAATCGACTTCAATCACCAGCTGGCGGGCGAAACGCTCGAGTTCGAACTCCAGGTCCTCGAGGTCGACTGA
- a CDS encoding M24 family metallopeptidase — protein sequence MTVMREIFPDPESKFIDADRLPRIRDELATLDVDGLLAFSPANSYYLSGGYAGMYSRPVVALVTAETSLVLTPEIERTKVTRTAWTDRALVYEDTDDPFDVLATAVAETDVEVLGYDRAAAKPGWVAGFEAASDVTLEDTTDVFLDLRAVKTPWELEMIRRSRKLATAGMEAYLEGVEQGVTELEVLADVQRAYYDTYLEAFSEYDIGTANELGQYGFASVLTGEHALEPHSLSTARRIESGDSVVGIALPSIQGYVCEEERTVLVGDVPAHVEEAMATLVEVRNETMDRVVPGVGTHEIDEFAAAELRAAGYGDQLVHRTGHGEGITIHEGPALNARTEGTLEPGMVISIEPGLYFEDDGLGLRHSDTLVVTDDGADRLTPSPDGVLRAD from the coding sequence ATGACCGTGATGCGAGAGATCTTCCCCGATCCGGAGTCGAAATTCATTGATGCGGATCGCCTGCCCCGGATTCGCGACGAGCTTGCGACGCTCGACGTCGACGGACTGCTCGCCTTTTCGCCGGCGAACTCGTACTATCTCAGCGGCGGCTACGCGGGCATGTACTCGCGCCCGGTCGTCGCGCTCGTGACCGCCGAGACGAGCCTCGTGCTCACGCCGGAGATCGAACGCACGAAGGTGACGCGGACCGCCTGGACCGATCGCGCGCTCGTATACGAGGACACCGACGATCCGTTCGACGTGCTCGCGACCGCCGTCGCCGAAACCGACGTCGAGGTGCTGGGCTACGATAGGGCGGCGGCGAAGCCGGGCTGGGTTGCCGGGTTCGAGGCGGCCAGTGACGTCACGCTCGAGGACACGACGGACGTGTTTCTCGATCTCCGAGCGGTGAAGACGCCGTGGGAACTCGAGATGATCCGCCGGTCCCGGAAGCTGGCGACGGCCGGCATGGAGGCCTATCTCGAGGGCGTCGAGCAGGGGGTTACTGAACTCGAGGTGCTCGCCGACGTCCAGCGAGCGTACTACGACACGTATCTCGAAGCGTTCTCGGAGTACGATATCGGGACGGCGAACGAACTCGGGCAGTATGGCTTCGCCAGCGTTCTGACCGGCGAGCACGCACTCGAGCCCCACAGCCTCTCGACGGCCCGGCGTATCGAGTCCGGCGACAGCGTCGTCGGGATCGCACTGCCCTCGATTCAGGGCTACGTCTGCGAGGAAGAACGCACGGTGCTCGTCGGTGACGTGCCAGCCCACGTCGAGGAGGCGATGGCGACGCTCGTCGAGGTCCGCAACGAGACCATGGATCGCGTCGTCCCCGGCGTCGGAACCCACGAGATCGACGAGTTCGCCGCCGCCGAGTTGCGGGCGGCGGGGTACGGCGACCAACTCGTCCACCGGACCGGTCACGGCGAGGGGATCACCATCCACGAGGGACCGGCGTTGAACGCCCGGACCGAGGGGACGCTCGAGCCGGGGATGGTGATCAGCATCGAACCGGGGCTCTACTTCGAAGACGACGGGCTCGGGCTTCGCCACTCCGACACGCTCGTCGTCACCGACGACGGTGCAGACCGGCTCACCCCCTCGCCCGATGGCGTGCTCCGAGCCGACTGA
- a CDS encoding IS5 family transposase codes for MQTLPKSRLLRFVEEAFQLAQRAVARYSSKFSKQRYTLHQHIVLLCLKIRKNTTYRTLLDELIEMPRIRNAINLTELPAPSTLCKAFDRLDMAVWRVLLNLSVSLLPTNGIAGIDASGFDRCYASKHYTKRTKLTIQQLKVTFLVDTRVNAILDLHVTTTRKHDTQIAPSLINRNTAEVEVLLGDKGYDDHQIRAMARENGIRSLIKHREFSSLQKAWNTRLNADLYAQRNQSETVNSRLKRKYGAFVRSRRWWKQFRELALACIVHNLDRAI; via the coding sequence ATGCAGACCCTCCCAAAATCTCGGTTACTTCGATTTGTCGAGGAAGCATTTCAGTTAGCGCAACGTGCTGTGGCTCGTTACTCCTCGAAGTTCTCGAAACAACGCTACACGCTCCATCAACACATCGTTCTCCTGTGTCTCAAAATTCGGAAGAACACGACGTATCGAACACTCCTCGACGAACTCATCGAGATGCCTCGCATTCGGAACGCTATTAACCTCACCGAACTCCCTGCTCCGTCAACGCTGTGCAAGGCGTTCGATAGGCTAGATATGGCTGTCTGGCGAGTGCTGCTCAATCTCTCTGTGTCATTGCTCCCGACTAACGGTATTGCAGGGATCGACGCCTCGGGCTTCGACCGATGTTACGCCTCGAAGCACTACACGAAACGGACAAAATTGACGATTCAGCAACTGAAAGTCACCTTCTTAGTCGATACGAGAGTAAACGCGATCCTCGATCTCCACGTTACAACGACCCGCAAGCACGATACACAGATCGCACCTTCACTCATCAACCGCAACACAGCTGAAGTCGAAGTTCTGCTCGGTGACAAGGGATACGACGATCACCAGATTCGAGCGATGGCCCGCGAAAACGGGATTCGTTCACTCATCAAACACCGTGAGTTCTCATCACTTCAGAAAGCGTGGAACACTCGGCTGAATGCCGACCTCTACGCCCAACGGAACCAGAGCGAGACGGTGAACTCTCGGCTCAAGCGAAAATACGGTGCGTTCGTCCGTTCACGACGCTGGTGGAAGCAGTTTCGTGAACTCGCCCTTGCGTGTATCGTCCATAATCTTGACCGAGCTATCTGA
- a CDS encoding type 1 glutamine amidotransferase: protein MVHNEVDPECAYHCDAVAARFPTAEKIDFVAGERVSLDEADAVVLTGSTAAVYEADSRPWIGDQKALVRDLVDQEIPTLGVCFGHQVANSALGGTVEKKGTTAALVEASLADDPLFDGVDPVVVSLHSDVVTEPGKNMEVIASADHARVFGTRHRTAPLWTVQFHPEITASHRDDLVTDFGWQAARFSFEDVTADRVFENFSQLAVAATT, encoded by the coding sequence GTGGTCCACAACGAGGTAGATCCAGAATGTGCGTATCACTGTGACGCGGTGGCGGCGCGGTTTCCTACCGCCGAGAAGATCGATTTCGTCGCGGGCGAACGCGTCTCTCTCGACGAGGCAGACGCCGTCGTTTTGACCGGGAGCACGGCTGCCGTCTATGAGGCCGATAGCCGTCCGTGGATCGGCGATCAGAAGGCTCTCGTCCGCGACCTCGTCGATCAAGAAATTCCGACCCTCGGCGTCTGTTTCGGCCATCAAGTGGCCAATTCGGCACTCGGTGGCACCGTCGAGAAGAAAGGAACGACTGCGGCACTCGTTGAAGCATCTCTGGCCGACGATCCGCTGTTCGACGGCGTCGATCCGGTCGTCGTCTCCCTCCACAGCGATGTCGTGACAGAACCGGGGAAGAACATGGAGGTCATCGCCTCAGCTGATCACGCTCGCGTGTTCGGGACTCGCCACCGGACGGCACCACTCTGGACTGTTCAGTTCCACCCAGAGATTACAGCCTCACACCGAGATGACCTCGTTACCGACTTCGGATGGCAAGCAGCACGGTTCTCGTTTGAGGATGTTACTGCCGACCGAGTCTTCGAAAACTTTTCACAACTCGCCGTTGCGGCAACGACGTAA
- the fni gene encoding type 2 isopentenyl-diphosphate Delta-isomerase, whose product MTEQRSSETEDRKDDHIRIVQDRDVETTGTGFEDVQLVHNALPELNYDAIDPSIEFLGHELSAPIFIESMTGGHDNTTEINRALARAAGETDIAMGVGSQRAGLELDDDSVLESYTVVRDAAPDAFIYGNLGAAQLREYDIEMVEHAVEMIEADALAVHLNFLQEAVQPEGDVDGRNCLAAIERVAEDLSVPIIVKETGNGISGETARKLSEAGVDAIDVAGKGGTTWSGIEAYRAAAANAPRQKRIGTLFREWGIPTAASTIECAAEHNCVVASGGVRTGLDVAKAIAIGALAGGLAKPFLKPATDGPDAVIERVEDLIAELQTAMFVTGSGSITDLQQTEYVLQGETREYVAQRNSRE is encoded by the coding sequence ATGACGGAGCAGCGCTCGTCGGAGACTGAAGATCGAAAAGACGATCACATTCGGATCGTTCAGGACCGAGACGTTGAAACCACAGGAACGGGCTTCGAAGACGTACAACTCGTCCATAACGCGCTTCCGGAACTCAATTACGACGCTATTGATCCGTCCATCGAATTTCTGGGACACGAGTTATCCGCCCCAATCTTCATCGAGAGCATGACTGGTGGGCATGACAATACCACGGAAATTAATCGGGCACTGGCCCGCGCTGCCGGTGAGACGGACATTGCTATGGGGGTGGGGAGTCAGCGGGCCGGCCTCGAACTTGACGATGACAGCGTCCTCGAATCGTATACTGTCGTCCGTGATGCCGCGCCCGATGCGTTCATTTACGGAAATCTCGGCGCTGCACAGCTTCGGGAGTACGACATCGAAATGGTCGAGCACGCAGTTGAGATGATCGAGGCAGACGCGCTTGCAGTCCACTTGAACTTCCTCCAAGAAGCCGTTCAACCTGAGGGCGACGTTGATGGACGGAACTGTCTGGCTGCTATCGAACGAGTAGCTGAGGATCTCTCGGTGCCCATCATCGTCAAGGAAACAGGCAACGGAATTTCTGGAGAGACTGCCCGAAAGCTATCCGAGGCAGGGGTTGACGCGATCGATGTCGCTGGAAAAGGCGGCACGACGTGGTCCGGAATCGAAGCCTACCGTGCAGCTGCGGCGAACGCCCCGCGACAGAAACGCATCGGCACCCTGTTCCGAGAGTGGGGAATTCCAACCGCTGCAAGCACGATCGAGTGTGCCGCCGAACACAATTGCGTGGTTGCGAGTGGCGGTGTGCGGACGGGATTGGACGTGGCAAAAGCGATCGCGATAGGTGCACTCGCCGGCGGGTTGGCAAAACCGTTCCTGAAACCGGCCACTGACGGGCCCGACGCTGTCATTGAACGGGTTGAAGATCTGATCGCCGAGCTGCAGACAGCAATGTTCGTCACCGGTTCGGGGTCGATTACAGACCTTCAGCAAACGGAGTACGTATTGCAAGGAGAAACGCGCGAATACGTTGCCCAACGAAACAGCAGAGAGTAG
- a CDS encoding dihydrofolate reductase family protein produces the protein MSENHTDETTGTLVVGTFLTLDGVMQAPGGPDEDRDGGFEHGGWSVNYWDEQMGEIIDGQFAEVDALLLGRKTYEIFAAHWPHVDAEDDPMATRMNSMPKYVASRTLDAVEWNNSTLLSDDVAEAVEDLKKERRDVIMTQGSHDLIQTLLAHDLVDEFWVWIFPLVVGDGKRLFGGGTIPAALELTNAETSSTGVQMLRYERAGEIEYGSFALDDMTE, from the coding sequence ATGAGCGAGAATCATACGGACGAAACGACCGGTACGCTTGTTGTTGGAACGTTTCTCACGCTCGATGGCGTGATGCAGGCACCGGGTGGTCCTGACGAGGACCGTGACGGCGGTTTCGAACATGGCGGTTGGTCGGTCAACTACTGGGATGAGCAGATGGGCGAAATCATAGATGGCCAGTTCGCCGAGGTCGATGCGCTGCTGCTCGGCAGGAAGACGTACGAGATCTTCGCCGCGCACTGGCCTCACGTTGATGCGGAGGACGATCCCATGGCGACGAGGATGAACAGTATGCCCAAGTACGTCGCTTCCAGAACTCTCGACGCGGTGGAGTGGAATAACTCGACGCTCCTCTCGGACGACGTCGCGGAGGCCGTCGAGGACCTCAAGAAGGAGCGCAGGGACGTGATTATGACGCAGGGGAGCCACGACCTGATCCAGACGCTGCTCGCACACGACCTCGTCGACGAGTTCTGGGTCTGGATCTTTCCCCTGGTCGTGGGGGACGGGAAGCGGTTGTTCGGGGGCGGCACGATTCCCGCGGCCCTCGAACTGACGAATGCCGAGACGTCGAGCACGGGAGTTCAAATGCTCCGATATGAACGAGCGGGGGAGATTGAGTACGGCTCGTTCGCATTGGACGATATGACGGAGTGA
- a CDS encoding DUF7437 domain-containing protein — translation MKDGLEMAHSTTYKYIGQLEEMNIVTRNEDETPTTVAATPLQLEIDGADGEFLATPAVIDAIGRQLENDDIRVFVDRQGVAKLAAAVHYTRRIMAGELSQRTAANKLDVHPVEGMTVFAALQDVIEDAAAYDPYLDLAKCWLKNRFRTTASSSLTAVCCSRWVVPQTRSTKHSNAMSSARI, via the coding sequence ATCAAGGACGGGCTCGAGATGGCCCACTCGACGACCTACAAGTACATCGGGCAACTCGAGGAAATGAACATCGTTACTCGAAACGAAGACGAAACTCCAACAACGGTCGCCGCAACGCCACTCCAGCTCGAAATCGACGGTGCCGATGGTGAGTTCCTCGCGACGCCAGCCGTAATCGATGCTATTGGGCGACAGCTCGAGAACGACGATATCCGCGTCTTCGTTGACCGACAGGGAGTCGCCAAATTAGCCGCAGCCGTTCACTATACTCGCCGCATTATGGCCGGTGAACTCTCCCAACGGACCGCCGCAAACAAACTCGACGTTCACCCAGTAGAGGGGATGACTGTCTTCGCTGCGCTACAGGACGTCATTGAGGACGCAGCGGCGTACGATCCGTATCTCGACCTCGCTAAGTGTTGGCTGAAGAATCGATTCCGAACGACAGCGTCGTCATCATTGACAGCAGTGTGCTGTTCGCGATGGGTGGTCCCTCAAACGAGAAGTACCAAGCATTCGAACGCTATGTCCAGCGCCAGAATCTGA
- a CDS encoding CNNM domain-containing protein, with the protein MGPLEISGRILAGLLLIGLNAFFVATEFGLTRARQYPKSEFDTPSLELAWEMTEDLEFYLTSCQIWISGTSIALGIVAEPGLAALFEPLFENTALASVGAGSILGFLLINLIHLTHGEQTPTYLGVERSKQVCKYGARPLYWFAKVLTPAIWFGDWVAKKTLGLFGIEMTGAWLETEQDVIESRADLRNQLGSVLNEGNLSDERRKEVMNAFQIGEQSISELMVPPEEFVVLSTEDDPEENFRKMEDRPLTRYPLVGEELTDFQGIIYTPVLVRHREKVADGNIDFAELAAPPMTLSPDVDVSDAIDRFQMEDQELALVIEDGDVVGLVTVTDLLEAVMGDVEDPLDQEKPSSLNE; encoded by the coding sequence ATGGGACCACTCGAAATCAGCGGCCGAATATTGGCTGGACTCCTTCTCATCGGATTGAACGCATTTTTCGTTGCCACCGAATTCGGCCTCACCCGCGCTCGGCAGTATCCCAAGTCGGAATTCGATACTCCCTCACTCGAACTCGCCTGGGAGATGACCGAGGATCTTGAGTTCTATCTCACATCGTGTCAGATCTGGATCTCTGGAACGAGTATCGCACTGGGAATCGTCGCCGAACCAGGCTTAGCAGCGTTATTCGAGCCGCTGTTCGAAAATACAGCACTTGCATCAGTCGGTGCTGGCTCAATACTTGGGTTCCTCCTCATTAATCTGATCCATCTTACCCATGGCGAGCAGACACCGACATACCTCGGTGTCGAGCGGTCGAAGCAGGTCTGCAAGTACGGCGCACGACCGCTGTACTGGTTTGCCAAGGTGCTCACCCCGGCGATTTGGTTCGGCGACTGGGTTGCAAAAAAGACCCTTGGCCTGTTCGGCATTGAGATGACAGGCGCCTGGCTCGAGACCGAACAGGACGTTATCGAGTCTCGAGCCGACCTCCGAAATCAACTCGGCTCGGTCCTTAACGAAGGAAACCTTTCAGACGAACGTCGCAAAGAAGTGATGAATGCCTTCCAGATCGGCGAGCAGTCGATTAGTGAGTTGATGGTTCCGCCCGAGGAGTTTGTCGTACTGTCAACCGAAGACGATCCTGAAGAGAACTTTCGAAAGATGGAGGATCGCCCGCTGACCCGCTATCCACTGGTCGGCGAGGAACTGACCGATTTCCAGGGAATCATATATACACCGGTTCTTGTCAGACATCGTGAGAAGGTGGCCGATGGGAACATCGACTTCGCCGAACTGGCAGCGCCACCAATGACGCTCTCTCCGGATGTAGATGTTAGTGACGCAATTGATCGGTTCCAGATGGAAGACCAGGAACTCGCGCTCGTGATCGAAGACGGCGACGTCGTCGGACTCGTGACCGTGACAGACCTGCTCGAAGCGGTCATGGGAGATGTTGAAGATCCGCTTGATCAGGAGAAACCCAGCTCACTCAACGAATAA
- a CDS encoding M14 family zinc carboxypeptidase has translation MNRRTILKTVGGIAGAGTFGPSIVSAAEPWPREETQLWYTHTELLTELDHLNRHATVDLEPIGESIEGRELVVATVGNGDTDVFIVTEQHGSEPHPTNAMLEELRHLSTAGGYASKVREELTVHLLPMLNPDGAMRNQRENVDGYDPNRHHDYEPGSDDNPSPEAQAMIDYVTDIEPLWVADLHIQGGPWPDEKDNPGDYITSSNFWSSNPNVEPAVVDRAKQLNVAMWDRVEEFANAKLSVFPGGTGANIARNAYGLRGYSTVLNELGASHAYEGLNGQFIRQCRKENQVLLEETADGTAFDRDPDRVEEIPVRPDWDEMGDWPWEQRTA, from the coding sequence ATGAATCGGCGAACCATCCTCAAGACAGTTGGTGGGATCGCGGGAGCAGGTACGTTCGGCCCGAGTATCGTGAGCGCAGCCGAGCCGTGGCCACGGGAGGAGACGCAGCTGTGGTACACCCACACGGAACTGCTGACCGAACTCGACCATCTCAACCGGCATGCGACCGTCGACCTCGAACCGATCGGCGAGAGCATCGAAGGGCGCGAACTCGTCGTCGCGACGGTCGGCAACGGCGACACGGATGTTTTCATCGTGACGGAACAGCACGGCAGCGAGCCCCACCCGACGAACGCGATGCTCGAGGAACTGCGACACCTGTCGACGGCCGGCGGATACGCCTCGAAGGTCCGCGAGGAACTGACGGTGCACCTGCTGCCGATGCTCAACCCCGACGGCGCGATGCGCAACCAGCGCGAGAACGTCGACGGGTACGATCCCAACCGTCACCACGACTACGAGCCCGGCTCGGACGATAACCCTTCGCCGGAAGCACAGGCGATGATCGACTACGTGACGGATATCGAGCCGCTGTGGGTGGCCGACCTCCATATCCAGGGTGGGCCCTGGCCCGACGAGAAGGACAACCCGGGTGATTACATCACGTCGTCGAACTTCTGGTCGAGCAACCCGAACGTGGAGCCAGCCGTCGTCGACCGCGCCAAGCAGCTCAACGTCGCGATGTGGGACCGCGTCGAGGAGTTCGCGAACGCCAAGCTCTCGGTCTTCCCCGGTGGGACGGGGGCTAATATCGCCCGCAACGCCTACGGGCTTCGGGGGTACAGCACCGTGCTGAACGAGCTGGGCGCCAGTCACGCCTACGAGGGACTGAACGGACAGTTCATCCGACAGTGCCGCAAGGAGAATCAGGTTCTTCTCGAGGAGACCGCCGACGGGACGGCGTTCGATCGCGACCCCGACCGAGTCGAGGAAATCCCGGTGCGTCCGGACTGGGACGAGATGGGCGATTGGCCCTGGGAGCAACGCACAGCGTAA